The Maridesulfovibrio sp. genomic sequence TGGTAACCGGATTAACCTTTTTAAAAAGGTCGGCTCTTGGACCCAGGTTACGGGAAGCAATAGAGAACATGCCGCGTGCGGACCCCATGATCAGACCGTTCAGTGTACCGAGGCAGGAAATGATAACAAACACGGTCAGCAGGGTGCCGCCCACGTTGCCGAAAATCATTTCGATTACCCGGACAGGTGCGGCATCGCCTTCAGCAAGAACCTGATCATTGGTCAGAACACCCGAAATACCGAGATAATAGAGCATATAGATGGTCATAACCGCAATGGTACCGACAACCAGTGCTCGAGGCAGGGTTTTCTTGGCATCTCGAAGTTCAGCATTGATAACGGTGGCAATAATCCAGCCTTCGTAAGCAAAAGCGGTGGAAAGGGTTGCCACAGCAAGGCCTCCTCCGCTTCCGGAAATCTCACTTGCAGTCTGCATGAAATTCTGCATGGTCTGACCGCTGGTAAGACCGGCAATACCGCCGACAACAGCAACAAGGCCGAGCGGGATAAGCTTTATTACTGTGGAGGAAACCTGCCATTTACCGGCCAGAACCGGCGAATAATAGTTGAGCAGAAAAAAAACAGTCAGGTAAACAAAGGAAAGCGGCCAGAGCAAATCCTTCATACCCACGAGACCTACAGTGTAGTTGGCGGAAACCCAGGCAAGAACCGCAACAAGAGTCGGATAATAAATGAAAGTCATGAACCAGCCGACCATGTAGCCGGCTTTTTCGCCGTAAGCTTCTTCAAAATAATCCACCAGACCGTTGACCTTTTCGATACGGGTCGCGATTTTTGAAAAAACATACGCGGTAACAACCATAATTGAACCGCCTATCAGCCAGGCAATCAAGGCGGTGGGCAGATCACCTCCGGCAGCCTTGAGCACATCGTCGGCTTTAAAGAAAACCCCTGAGCCGATTACAATCCCGACAACCATCGCGGTTGCAGTCCAGAAACCGTATTTTTTTTGTAAATTATCCATTTTAAACAAACACCCCTTTGTACATCTTCCAAACGGCCTTCCCATTATACAAATAGCAGTCCAGTAACTGGAAAACAGGAAAGCAAACCTTCCGCATTAAATAAGATCATGAAATACAAACTTGCACGCCCCCTGCTGGAGATACATATAACAAGCGCAGTCTATAATCATGATCAGGCACAAACAGATTTATTTGCGCGGATAAGGCTATTCTGTCCAGATTTTTTTACCATTTTTGCAAAAAAATGACGTTTGATATTGTAAAAATTAAAAATACATCCACAAAGCTTCTTTAATTTTAAAAACCTTAAACCTATTACCGAACACATTAAGTTTGTTATTGACAAATTAATTGAAAAGTGAAAAATGACCGGAGTTATAAATTTTTAAAGGAGATTTTATGTTTAGCCATGTGAAAAGGGTGTTCCTGTTCTAGGAGTGCACTTTAAGGACATTTAAAACATAGAAACTATTTCTATTTTAAGCACCACGCTTAATACTACCCGTCTTTTTGTCATTCCACTCCAGCAGGACAGGGGCATCCCGGCACCTAACTGTTATTACCCGGTTTAATTCAACTGTAGCTGATTTTAGCTGTTTTTTTGGTTTGTGTTTACGCACAGCAAGGATATCCCATTACCTTCTGCATAAACAATCAACCAAATAAATACTAAAAAAACAGCTCACTATAGGTAAATACATTTATGTGTTTGCAGGAGTAGAGTCATGTCCAGACGACAAAAAACCGTCCATATCGATTCCAACCCGTTCATCTGCGAAAATTGCGGTCTTACAGTACCGTCACTCGAAAGCGGAACCCATAATAGAAACCATTGTCCGCATTGTTTGTTCAGTAAGCATCTGGACATGAAAATTGGAGACCGCCGCTCAGGATGCCGCGGAGTTATGGAACCCATCGGTTTGTGGATAAAAGAAAACAAAGAGTGTTCGGTTATTCATCGCTGCCGCAAGTGCGGTTTTATCCGTACCAACCGTATAGCCAGTGACGATAATGAAGTAGTGCTCTTCACGCTGGCTGCACGCCTGATTACCCAATTACCATTTCCGGCGAATATAGCTCTGGAAAAAATTGAACGTCAGCAGATGGGCGGTGAAATATGATGAATATAAAAGACTTAGGTTGGAATATTTTTTTTGAAGAACAATTTCAGCCATACAAAATGCAGGGATTTAATATAGGCCGGGTTTCACGGGAAGTACGGGGGCAGTACACCTTACACACACCGCAAGGCACCATTGATGGAGATGTTTCAGGACATTTTCACTACACTGCCCTGAACCGCTCTGATTATCCCACCGTAGGCGACTGGGTCATATTCCGGCAATGCGCTGATTACGCCCAGATTGAGCACGTGCTGGACCGGGCAAGTGTGTTTTCCCGCAAAAGCCCCGGAAGCGAAAATCGGGAGCAGGTAGTTGCCGCAAATATTGATTACCTGTGCATAGTCTGCGGACTGGACGGCGGCAGAAACTTCAACCTCCGTTCCATTGAACGCTACATTGCCATGGCTGTTGAAGGCGGTGCCGAACCGGTACTCGTTCTGAACAAAATTGATCTCTGTGAAGACCGGGAGCTCGCCATGTTACAGGCTGGGAGTGTTGCAGAAAATATTCCCATCCACATGGTCAGCGCCGCCAGCAAAGAAGGGTTGAACGACTTTGCAATGAGCTTTGAAAAAGGTTCAACCATGGCTTTCAGCGGTCAGTCAGGGGTAGGGAAATCATCGCTGATCAATTCCCTGCTGGGAATGGACAAACTAAAAACAGCAGGCCTGCGCGAAAGCGACCTCAGGGGTAGACATACTACCACGCATAAGGAATTGTTTTTCCTGAAAAACGGGGCCATGGTCATCGATACCCCCGGTATGCGAGAACTCCAGTTATGGGGAAGACAAAAAAGTCTGGATGATACCTACAGTGAAATCCATGAAGCTGCGCAACGATGCCGTTTCAGGGATTGCACCCACCAGGACGAACCAGGCTGTGCTGTACGGGAACTCTTGATTGACGGTTCATTGGAGACAGAACGCTACGAAAACTACACTGATATGCGGGCTGAACTTTCCTTTATTGAAAGCAAAATAGACGATAAAAAGCGTTATGCAAAAAAAGCAAAGGAAAAGGCACTCTCCAGAATGATCCGACAACACCAAAATAACTACAAAAGAAAATAGATAAGAACAGGGTGGCCCTAGCAATAGAGCCACCCTGTTCCTGAACTACCCTTTTCTCTTTTCCCGCCATTCCATAAACCCCATCAACAGATCCCACTCAATGGGAATGATGAATAGGGTCAGGAAGGTGGCGGTACAAAGTCCGGTCACAAATGTTGAAGCCATGGCACCCCATACAAGGGAATAGGAAGGAAACCCCACGGCCATAGGCAAAAGCCCGAGGGTGGTAGTCAGGGTGGTCAAAAGGATAGGCCGCAGACGGATGCGTACCCCCTCTCGCATGGCGGTCTTGCGGTCCATGCCTGACTTATAAAGTTTGTTCATAAAATCAAGCAGCACAAGAGAATCGTTAACCACAACTCCTGTTACCCCCACGGTGGCGATAAAACTGTTTACCGTGAAAATTGTCTGGGAAAAAAAAGTCCCTAAAATCACGCCGGTCAGGGAAAATATCACTGCGGAAAGAATAATCACCGGCTGGACATAAGATTGAAACTGCGTTGCCAGAATCATGTAAATGATCAGGATAGCGGTAATGAACGCATAGATAAGCGAAGTGTATGACTTGCGGGTGGATTCATATTCACCGGAAAAATTAACCGTTGCTCCCGGATACTCATCACGAACAGAATCGTAAAATTTCTGGACCATGTTCACTGCAAGCGGCGATGAAAGCCGTGAACCGGGTTTGATGTTGGCTGTGATGGTCACAGCCCGCTGGCTCATAAAACGGTTGAACTGCCCCGGTTCCATATAAATGGACACATCACAGATGTCACCGATACGCACCGGACTTTCATTGTGCTCCAGCACAGGTACAGAAAGGGCGTCCTCCGGCGTATTCAGGTAACGGGGGTCTATCTTCAAGCGCAGATCAACATCCTCATCTGAAAGACGGAATTCACCTACAAAACGGCCATCGAGTACCGAACCGGACAAACTGGCGACCTGCTTCGGGGTCAGCCCGTACTCAGCGACCCTTTCGTTAATGGGCTTAAACCTGAAAATGCGGTTAGGCGTACCGTCATCAGTGGCAAGGTTGACCAAGTGCGGTCCCAGCTTATCATTATCCTTAATGAATTTCATGATCGTCGCAGTCAGCCCCTTTACTGAATTGTGATCAGCACCCAGTACCCTGATGTTCAAGTCCTTGCCCGCAGGGGGACCGTCCTTTTCAGGCCGGACCCGAAAAATCCAGCCCGGTTCGGCAAATTTTTCCAACTCCTTACGCATATGTTCCAAATGTGCGCCCGGATCATTTTCCGGAGCATCAGCAAAAACCTGCTTATCCTTGGACGGAAGCTCCACCACAATATTACCTAGGTTGGAGCCATGGACCATTTCATAATCTTCATTCAGGTAAAATCCGGCAAAGGCGGTTGCAGACTTGGCCATGCCCGGTCCCATCTTTTCAACAAACACGGATATTCGCTTCAGCTTGTCGGAAGTAAGTTCAATGGGAATCGCGACCGGTCCTTCCAGTTCAATATAATACAGGGAGTAATCATCTGGAAAAAATTTTATTTTGATCAAAGGCAGCTTACCGGAAACAGAGACTGCGAGAATAATAATGGCCGAAACAAAAGCACCTAAAACAACTGCCAATGAAATAAACCTGAACCGGACCACAACGGAAAGCAGCCTATCAGTCCAGCGCCGTAAAGGTCGCATGAAAGCAGGTTCGCGGGTATGCTTTTCCCTGTCTTCCATAAGTCCTTTGGCTCCGGGCCAATCCAGAAAATGGGAAGGAAGAATCAGCAGGCACTCTAGAAGTGAAGCGACAAGCGCAAAGGTAATCGCCTTGGGAATCTGGGCAAAGAATTCACCGGTTGAACCGGTCATGATCAACATGGGCAGGAAAGCAGCCACTGTTGTTGCCGTGGCTGAAACAACAGGCATAAAAACTTCTGCAGTCCCGTCTACAACAGCTTCCTCAAGAGGCTTGCCTTCCTGAACATGACGAAAAATATTTTCCACCACCACAATGGCGTCATCCACAATAATCCCGCTGACCAGTACAAAAGAGAAAAGCGTAATCTGATTCAGGGAATTTCCGGTCAGCTTCATGATGACCATAGTCACCAGAAAGGCAAAAGGTACTCCTATGGTGGTCAGCATGGCATTCCTGAACCCCATGACCAGATAGATAACCACAAAAACAAGCACAATCCCCACCAGCAGGTTCATACCCAAAGTGTTGATGGCCTCTTCAATGTGCAGCCTCTGGTCACTGGTCAGTATAATTTCAACACCTTCCTTTTCAAAAGTACCCCTGAATGAATCAGCGATCCTCTCCACCTCTTCAGCAATAGTCACCGCGTTACCGTCCAATGATTTCACAACATTGAGCGTAACAGCGTTTCGTCCATTAATAGAAGTGATCACCTGAGGATCACGGTAGGAAACACGGGCGTCACTCAGCACATCGCCTACGGTTACAAACGATCCGTCGCCGTCCATGCGAACGATGGTTTCAGCTATTTCCTCACGGGTACGAAAGCGCTCATCCACAACGATCACATACTCACCATTCGCTGCTGAAAAATCCCCTGCAGGAATGGAAACATTGGCATCAGCTAAAGCGCGGGCCACATCATCAAAGGTAAGCTTAAAGCGAACCAG encodes the following:
- the rsgA gene encoding ribosome small subunit-dependent GTPase A, which gives rise to MMNIKDLGWNIFFEEQFQPYKMQGFNIGRVSREVRGQYTLHTPQGTIDGDVSGHFHYTALNRSDYPTVGDWVIFRQCADYAQIEHVLDRASVFSRKSPGSENREQVVAANIDYLCIVCGLDGGRNFNLRSIERYIAMAVEGGAEPVLVLNKIDLCEDRELAMLQAGSVAENIPIHMVSAASKEGLNDFAMSFEKGSTMAFSGQSGVGKSSLINSLLGMDKLKTAGLRESDLRGRHTTTHKELFFLKNGAMVIDTPGMRELQLWGRQKSLDDTYSEIHEAAQRCRFRDCTHQDEPGCAVRELLIDGSLETERYENYTDMRAELSFIESKIDDKKRYAKKAKEKALSRMIRQHQNNYKRK
- a CDS encoding amino acid permease, which codes for MDNLQKKYGFWTATAMVVGIVIGSGVFFKADDVLKAAGGDLPTALIAWLIGGSIMVVTAYVFSKIATRIEKVNGLVDYFEEAYGEKAGYMVGWFMTFIYYPTLVAVLAWVSANYTVGLVGMKDLLWPLSFVYLTVFFLLNYYSPVLAGKWQVSSTVIKLIPLGLVAVVGGIAGLTSGQTMQNFMQTASEISGSGGGLAVATLSTAFAYEGWIIATVINAELRDAKKTLPRALVVGTIAVMTIYMLYYLGISGVLTNDQVLAEGDAAPVRVIEMIFGNVGGTLLTVFVIISCLGTLNGLIMGSARGMFSIASRNLGPRADLFKKVNPVTNSTSHSAILGYFMSCFWLVVWYGNFHGWWGQFMDVSELPIAFLYVIYISIYIWVMKTFTDLGPLSRFLCPLLAGCGSVYIIWGAIQKDMFIHFLIIFLIFQAAGAMLMNSSKK
- a CDS encoding efflux RND transporter permease subunit, which encodes MKKLLRFTLKQTVFINIIFILLMIVGVFSMVDLPVERYPNVHMGKVVISGFLPGASPSDVEALVTKKIEDALDDLENVEYIRSRSFRERTSIMVKFLDDTDYAKGYDELRFRVLSIQNDLPREMDPPTFTEINVNEWLPVIRVCLAGDRANRALSMMADEMKVQLRKITGVNEVEVEGEYTREFHVNLDPRKLVRFKLTFDDVARALADANVSIPAGDFSAANGEYVIVVDERFRTREEIAETIVRMDGDGSFVTVGDVLSDARVSYRDPQVITSINGRNAVTLNVVKSLDGNAVTIAEEVERIADSFRGTFEKEGVEIILTSDQRLHIEEAINTLGMNLLVGIVLVFVVIYLVMGFRNAMLTTIGVPFAFLVTMVIMKLTGNSLNQITLFSFVLVSGIIVDDAIVVVENIFRHVQEGKPLEEAVVDGTAEVFMPVVSATATTVAAFLPMLIMTGSTGEFFAQIPKAITFALVASLLECLLILPSHFLDWPGAKGLMEDREKHTREPAFMRPLRRWTDRLLSVVVRFRFISLAVVLGAFVSAIIILAVSVSGKLPLIKIKFFPDDYSLYYIELEGPVAIPIELTSDKLKRISVFVEKMGPGMAKSATAFAGFYLNEDYEMVHGSNLGNIVVELPSKDKQVFADAPENDPGAHLEHMRKELEKFAEPGWIFRVRPEKDGPPAGKDLNIRVLGADHNSVKGLTATIMKFIKDNDKLGPHLVNLATDDGTPNRIFRFKPINERVAEYGLTPKQVASLSGSVLDGRFVGEFRLSDEDVDLRLKIDPRYLNTPEDALSVPVLEHNESPVRIGDICDVSIYMEPGQFNRFMSQRAVTITANIKPGSRLSSPLAVNMVQKFYDSVRDEYPGATVNFSGEYESTRKSYTSLIYAFITAILIIYMILATQFQSYVQPVIILSAVIFSLTGVILGTFFSQTIFTVNSFIATVGVTGVVVNDSLVLLDFMNKLYKSGMDRKTAMREGVRIRLRPILLTTLTTTLGLLPMAVGFPSYSLVWGAMASTFVTGLCTATFLTLFIIPIEWDLLMGFMEWREKRKG
- a CDS encoding RNHCP domain-containing protein, translated to MSRRQKTVHIDSNPFICENCGLTVPSLESGTHNRNHCPHCLFSKHLDMKIGDRRSGCRGVMEPIGLWIKENKECSVIHRCRKCGFIRTNRIASDDNEVVLFTLAARLITQLPFPANIALEKIERQQMGGEI